GAAGTTTGCATTTCCTTCTGGATCTTTTGGATTGTCTTTCTTACAGATCAGTTCTACAGTATAACGCCCATGATGTATCGACTATTGCAAATTGTTAGATCAACTTTCTGAGCATAAAAGGTTCCATTTATTTTGTCCAATGCTTACCTTTATACATTGTCCAGAAAATCATTCCTCAATAAACAGCATACCAGTCTTGTTTGTATTTTGTCAGGATGTACTTTACGTTTTCCTCTGTGCTCTAGAGTGATTAGGCCAATATTTGTGTTCCCTGCTATTTGAGTGAGCTGCCAGTTTTAGCCTGCCATTTCTTGTATCTTGATCGGTTTAATCCCCTAGATTTGTTTGCAACCTTCAATGTGCTGTAGCTGTGCAGTAATCTGGACAAATAAAATTCTGTTTTCCTCAGGTTGGTGATGGGACTACTACTGTGGTGCTTCTAGCTGGTGAATTTTTAAAGGAGGCAAAGCCTTATATTGAGGACGGTGTACACCCTCACAGTCTAATTCGCAGTTATAGGACTGCTGGCCATTTGGTTAGTGCATTTACGAGTCTTCTATTCTTTGAACATCTTTGCATTGAGTGCCTTGCCAATTTTTAAATTTAACTTTTTAATCCACACGAGTTTCTCATCAGGCGACTGAGAAAGTTAAAGAGCTGGCGGTTAGCATAGAAGGGAAAAgccttgaagaaaagaaaacactgTTAGCCAAATGCGCTGCAACAACGCTCTCATCGAAGTTAATAGGCGGCGAGAAAGAGTTCTTTGCTTCTATGGTTGTTGATGCTGTGCTTGCTATTGGAAATGATGACAGGCTTAACATGATTGGAATAAAAAAGGTAATTTCTTAATATCTTTGTACCAGAATCTTCATGTTAATCCTTGATGTTGATATATATTGGTTGCTACTGATACGAAACTGggtctttatttctttttatgcTTAGCTGCTAAATTTCATTCTGAATCAAGGTGTTCTTGTATTTGAACTGTTATTAGGTTCCTGGAGGTACTATGAGAGATTCTTTCCTTGTTAATGGTGTTGCCTTCAAAAAGACGTTTTCATATGCTGGGTTTGAGCAACAGCCAAAGAAATTCTTGAATCCAAAGATTCTTTTGCTCAACATTGAGCTTGAGCTGAAATCTGAGAAAGAAAATGCAGAGATTAGGTATGCTAATCAAATCTAAATACAGTTACAGTGTTGACTTGATTTGTACTTGTATTTTACATGCCCTCCGTTGTCTGTTTGTTTCTCACTGCACTCTGATTTTACTATAGATTGTCAGACCCTCTGCAATACCAGTCAATTGTTGACGCTGAGTGGAACATTATTTATGATAAATTGGATAAATGTGTAAAAAGTGGGGCAAAAATAGTGCTTTCTCGGTTGGCAATTGGTGATCTCGCAACACAAGTATGTACTATCAGTCTATCACTGCAGTCTTTTTTTTTGCTCTAACTTGCATAGTTTAATGCTGTAGGCTTGGCTTAATGAATCTTCTTTATGCAGTATTTCGCAGATCGTGACATTTTCTGTGCTGGCCGTGTTACGGAAGAGGATTTACAGCGTGTTGCAGCAGCAACCGGTGGATTCGTTCAGACATCTGTGAACAATGTCATCGACGAGGTATATGCTCAAGTGGTTGTTTTTGGTATATAGATGGATATTGAGCTGTATTTTGAGTTCTGTGTTTTGCTGTCGGTTATTATGCAGTAAACATAAGCTGCCCTGAACTTATCTGCTCCTTTTTGTTGAAAAAGGTTCTTGGTTCCTGTGAAGTATTCGAGGAAAGGCAAGTGGGAAATGAACGGTTTAACATATTCAGTGGCTGTCCTTCTGGTCAAACAGCAACCATAGTCCTTCGGGGTGGTGCAGATCAGGTCCTTAACTGCTACAATGATTTGTCAAGTCTGAAGATTAATCATAACCATACTAATTCTGTTTTTAATGCTAATATGCTATATAGTTCATTGAGGAAGCTGAAAGAAGTCTCCATGATGCCATCATGATTGTTAGGAGAGCGCTTAAGAATTCAACAGTTGTGCCTGGTGGTGGTGCGATTGATGTATGTATCATCAACTTAAGCTAAGTGGTGTGATATTTTACAAATATTGGTATCCTAACCTGTTTCCTTTTATATTAGATGGAAGTAAGCAAGTATCTCAGGCAGCATGCACGGACCATAGCCGGGAAGTCTCAGTTTTTTGTTAATTCATTCGCTAAAGCACTTGAGGTATATCTTCCTGGCTTGTTCTTTTCCATGCAATGCATATAATTCACGTATATCAATAATTTGTGCCAGTCACATCGTCTGGAAACGTCCTTGACCTTTAATAGGCTGCTGTTGGTTGAACTTTCTCTGAAATGAAGGAAATATGCTTGTTTATGTTTTGTTGAAGCACTATAGTTTGTGAATAACATTAGAATGACGTAGTTATACTTTCGAGTCACTCAGTTTTGTTTGGTGTTTGTTAAGTTCTTATATATATCACAGTTTTCAAATACATAGAATGCTAGTTCCTTAGTTGAAATAAATCTTCGTGCAGGTTATTCCGAGACAACTTTGTGACAATGCTGGATTTGATGCAACTGATGTGCTAAATAAGCTCAGACAGAAGCATGCATCTGGTTGGTTAAACTTTGTCTTTGTTTCAATACTTTAGCTTCCCCGCAATTTCGGAACTTCTTCATGAACTCAGAAACTATTATTTTTCTGAACTTTGTGTTCACTTTTAACAGGTGAAGGTGCTAACTATGGTGTGGACATCAACACTGGTGGAATTGCTGATTCTTTTGCTAACTTTGTGTGGGAACCTGCAGTAGTGAAGGTATATGTGCTTTGCATGTTACTTCTCAGCCTTCTCACATTCTAGTTCTAACATTGCTGGCATCAAAAATTATTTTCCAGATCAATGCTATAAATGCTGCAACTGAAGCTGCTTGTCTTATTCTCAGCGTGGATGAGACTGTTAAAAACCCCAAGGTAAGGAAATGTACAGAATGCATGATATTGGTCTTACT
Above is a genomic segment from Setaria viridis chromosome 4, Setaria_viridis_v4.0, whole genome shotgun sequence containing:
- the LOC117853829 gene encoding T-complex protein 1 subunit eta — its product is MSAMLQPQVILLKEGTDTSQGKAQMVSNINACTAVVDTVRTTLGPRGMDKLIHDDKGGVTISNDGATIMRLLDIVHPAANILVDIARSQDSEVGDGTTTVVLLAGEFLKEAKPYIEDGVHPHSLIRSYRTAGHLATEKVKELAVSIEGKSLEEKKTLLAKCAATTLSSKLIGGEKEFFASMVVDAVLAIGNDDRLNMIGIKKVPGGTMRDSFLVNGVAFKKTFSYAGFEQQPKKFLNPKILLLNIELELKSEKENAEIRLSDPLQYQSIVDAEWNIIYDKLDKCVKSGAKIVLSRLAIGDLATQYFADRDIFCAGRVTEEDLQRVAAATGGFVQTSVNNVIDEVLGSCEVFEERQVGNERFNIFSGCPSGQTATIVLRGGADQFIEEAERSLHDAIMIVRRALKNSTVVPGGGAIDMEVSKYLRQHARTIAGKSQFFVNSFAKALEVIPRQLCDNAGFDATDVLNKLRQKHASGEGANYGVDINTGGIADSFANFVWEPAVVKINAINAATEAACLILSVDETVKNPKSESAQGDAAAMGGRGRGGAAMRGRGGRGMRRR